Proteins from a genomic interval of Pseudomonas anuradhapurensis:
- the preA gene encoding NAD-dependent dihydropyrimidine dehydrogenase subunit PreA has product MADLSIEFAGIKAPNPFWLASAPPTDKAYNVVRAFEAGWGGVVWKTLGEDPAAVNVSSRYSAHYGANRQVQGINNIELITDRSLEINLREITQVKKDWPDRALIVSLMVPCVEDSWKFILPLVEATGADGIELNFGCPHGMPERGMGAAVGQVPEYVEMVTRWCKTYCSLPVIVKLTPNITDIRQSARAAHRGGADAVSLINTINSITSVDLERMVAHPIVGDQSTHGGYCGSAVKPIALNMVAEIARDPQTLGLPICGIGGIGNWRDAAEFMALGSGAVQVCTAAMLHGFRIVEDMKDGLARWMDQHGHRNLEAFRGQAVAHTTDWKYLDMNYKSVAHIDQQACIGCGRCHIACEDTSHQAIASTLKADGTHAYSVVEEECVGCNLCQITCPVEGCIDMVAQDTGKPYLNWTQDPRNPYREAS; this is encoded by the coding sequence ATGGCCGACCTGTCGATCGAATTTGCCGGTATCAAGGCACCCAACCCATTCTGGCTGGCCTCCGCACCGCCAACCGACAAGGCCTACAACGTCGTGCGCGCCTTCGAGGCCGGCTGGGGCGGCGTGGTGTGGAAGACCCTCGGCGAGGACCCGGCGGCGGTCAACGTGTCGTCACGCTACTCGGCGCACTACGGCGCCAACCGCCAGGTGCAAGGCATCAACAACATCGAGCTGATCACTGACCGTTCGCTGGAGATCAACCTGCGCGAAATCACCCAGGTGAAAAAGGACTGGCCCGACCGCGCACTGATCGTGTCGCTGATGGTGCCGTGCGTGGAAGACTCATGGAAGTTCATCCTGCCGCTGGTGGAAGCCACCGGTGCCGACGGCATCGAGCTGAATTTCGGCTGCCCGCACGGCATGCCGGAGCGTGGCATGGGCGCAGCGGTGGGCCAGGTGCCGGAGTACGTGGAGATGGTCACCCGCTGGTGCAAGACGTATTGCTCGCTGCCGGTGATCGTCAAGCTCACGCCAAACATCACCGACATCCGCCAGTCGGCCCGCGCCGCGCACCGTGGCGGGGCCGATGCGGTGTCGTTGATCAACACCATCAACTCGATCACCAGTGTCGACCTGGAGCGCATGGTCGCCCACCCCATCGTCGGCGACCAGAGCACCCATGGCGGCTACTGCGGTTCGGCAGTCAAGCCGATCGCCCTGAACATGGTGGCGGAAATCGCCCGCGACCCACAGACCCTTGGCTTGCCGATCTGCGGCATCGGCGGTATCGGCAACTGGCGCGACGCCGCCGAATTCATGGCCCTGGGCAGTGGTGCCGTGCAGGTGTGCACGGCGGCGATGTTGCATGGCTTCCGCATCGTCGAAGACATGAAGGACGGCCTGGCACGCTGGATGGACCAGCATGGGCATCGCAACCTCGAGGCGTTCCGCGGCCAGGCGGTGGCGCATACCACCGACTGGAAGTACCTGGACATGAACTACAAGTCGGTGGCGCACATCGACCAACAGGCATGCATCGGCTGCGGGCGCTGCCATATTGCCTGCGAGGACACCTCGCACCAGGCCATTGCCAGCACGCTGAAGGCAGATGGCACGCATGCCTACAGCGTGGTGGAGGAGGAATGCGTGGGTTGCAACCTGTGCCAGATCACCTGCCCGGTGGAAGGCTGCATCGACATGGTGGCGCAGGATACCGGCAAGCCGTACCTGAACTGGACGCAGGACCCACGCAACCCCTACCGCGAGGCCAGTTGA
- a CDS encoding TetR/AcrR family transcriptional regulator, giving the protein MANHKIEIRRRNIGKILQAAEKVFAEKGYGATSMGDIAEQAELPRSNLHYYFSTKDDLFRAVLQDLLEVWKQDALCFENFDDPRVVLTSYIRAKMGHSRSRPLGSKIWAEEMLHGAPVLGADLAESLVPWAKLKEAKIRRWVEEGRILAVEPSALLYMIWASTQHYADFGYQVELLNGGEALSDMAFENAVQTVTCVILRGIGLEP; this is encoded by the coding sequence ATGGCCAACCACAAGATCGAAATCCGCCGGCGCAATATCGGCAAGATCCTGCAGGCGGCGGAAAAGGTATTTGCCGAAAAGGGCTACGGCGCCACCTCGATGGGCGATATCGCCGAGCAGGCCGAGTTGCCGCGTTCCAACCTGCACTATTATTTCAGCACCAAGGACGACCTGTTCCGCGCGGTGTTGCAGGATCTGCTGGAGGTGTGGAAACAGGACGCGCTGTGCTTCGAGAACTTCGACGACCCGCGCGTGGTATTGACCAGTTATATCCGCGCCAAGATGGGCCATTCACGCTCACGCCCGCTGGGTTCGAAGATCTGGGCCGAGGAGATGCTGCACGGGGCGCCGGTGCTGGGGGCGGACCTGGCGGAAAGCCTGGTGCCCTGGGCCAAACTGAAGGAGGCCAAGATCCGTCGCTGGGTAGAAGAGGGGCGCATTCTGGCGGTGGAGCCTTCGGCGCTGCTGTACATGATCTGGGCCTCGACCCAGCACTATGCCGACTTTGGTTACCAGGTCGAGCTGCTCAATGGTGGCGAGGCGTTGTCGGACATGGCGTTCGAGAATGCGGTGCAGACGGTGACTTGCGTGATTCTGCGGGGGATCGGGCTGGAGCCTTGA
- a CDS encoding AAA family ATPase, translating into MYLVRIALRDVRSIKSLDLDFHASAGGTRRWTLLLGENGCGKSSVLRAIALLLAGSDALPELLGDPDAWISNGAKKCRIEGTLITAKGETREIALEINRGDGIRKIFANNHDSLEALDAAIAKADRNYFVLAYGVSRRPPVINMRATFPDERSRVPRAQGMATMFSPDASLVSLEQWVMDLDYRKGLSSMMGAINEALDKLLPGMQFSRIDRATRQIIFNTVDGEIPLNQLSDGYQNMAAWCGDLLYRITETFPDRKTPLSTRGVLLIDEIDLHLHPVWRRHLVDFLSSTLPNFQFIATTHSALTAQQSGEGELYVIRREGAEATPTLVPFIGEPRKMMLHQLLMSPMFGLDSLESVEIEKARNAVRELCLKESLNKQEAAQMKALQAILNDAPEWDVMPHYAKEQAELILSLKSALLENKRKTKISPDKLTAITKNLESEP; encoded by the coding sequence ATGTACCTGGTGCGAATCGCGTTGCGCGATGTCCGATCGATCAAGTCCTTGGACCTGGACTTCCATGCCAGTGCCGGCGGAACGCGTCGCTGGACCTTGCTACTCGGAGAAAACGGCTGCGGCAAAAGCTCGGTGCTGCGAGCCATTGCATTGCTGCTGGCAGGCAGCGATGCCCTTCCTGAACTGCTCGGTGACCCTGATGCGTGGATCAGCAATGGCGCGAAGAAATGCCGCATAGAAGGAACACTGATTACCGCCAAGGGCGAAACCCGAGAGATTGCGCTGGAAATCAACCGTGGTGACGGGATCCGCAAGATCTTTGCGAACAACCATGACTCGCTGGAAGCGCTGGATGCCGCGATTGCCAAAGCTGATCGCAACTACTTTGTCCTGGCCTACGGTGTTTCCCGTCGGCCACCGGTGATCAACATGCGCGCCACGTTCCCCGATGAACGCTCACGCGTGCCACGGGCGCAAGGTATGGCGACAATGTTTTCGCCAGACGCCAGCCTGGTGTCACTTGAACAGTGGGTGATGGACCTCGATTACCGAAAAGGCCTGTCGTCGATGATGGGCGCGATCAACGAAGCGCTGGACAAGCTTTTACCCGGCATGCAGTTCTCGCGAATCGATCGGGCCACGCGGCAGATCATTTTCAACACGGTGGATGGCGAAATACCACTCAACCAGCTTTCCGACGGCTACCAGAACATGGCCGCCTGGTGTGGCGACCTACTGTACCGAATTACCGAAACCTTTCCCGACCGCAAGACCCCCCTCAGCACGCGCGGGGTGCTGCTGATCGACGAAATCGATCTGCACCTGCATCCGGTGTGGCGGCGCCATCTGGTTGATTTTCTCTCCAGCACCTTGCCGAACTTCCAGTTCATTGCGACCACGCACTCGGCACTCACGGCACAGCAGAGCGGTGAAGGTGAGCTCTATGTCATCCGAAGGGAAGGTGCAGAGGCAACGCCGACCCTGGTTCCGTTCATCGGTGAACCGCGCAAGATGATGCTTCATCAACTGCTGATGAGCCCTATGTTCGGTTTGGACTCGCTGGAATCAGTCGAAATCGAAAAGGCTCGCAACGCAGTCAGAGAACTCTGCCTTAAAGAGTCGCTCAACAAGCAAGAAGCAGCGCAAATGAAAGCGCTGCAGGCAATCTTGAACGATGCCCCCGAATGGGACGTCATGCCGCACTATGCGAAAGAGCAAGCCGAGTTGATCCTCAGCCTCAAATCTGCACTGCTCGAAAACAAGCGCAAAACCAAGATATCGCCAGACAAACTCACCGCCATCACAAAAAACCTAGAGAGCGAGCCATGA
- a CDS encoding glycoside hydrolase family 15 protein, which translates to MPAHIEDYALLGNCRSAALVSRDGSLDWLCLPRFDAPAVFAALLGNEENGRWRLAPSDPVQHSSRRYLDDTLVLETTWATATGRARVLDFMPLGEVNSVVRIVEGLTGETNFEMDLVMRFDYGRSVPWVERVAPLTLSAVAGPDRLILEATVAPQARDHHTVARFRVGAGQRQVFSLRHQPSHLPVQPDCDIDDALKNTIDQWQAFAARCPEVGPYSALVRRSLLTLKAMTYAPTGGIVAAVTSSLPERIGHERNWDYRFCWLRDATMTLLAFMNLGYFDEAQAWREWLLRSVAGNPEQMQIMYGLAGERDLQEYTLPWLAGYEHSQPVRVGNAASTQTQLDIYGELADAMAQAIKGGLPRHPRSAAIARLILPYLERIWREPDEGIWEVRGGRQQFVHSKVMAWVAFDRAAGLADTTEEGRERGQHYRQVAEQIRREVCEQGLDASGQFFVQAYGSSEMDASLLQIALTGFLPVDDPRFLRTLEQIEQRLLKHGLLLRYDSDSCSDGLTPGEGTFLVCSFWLADVYVLLGRQAEAQTLYQRLTGLCNDLGLLAEQYDPVGQRMLGNFPQAFSHIGIINTALNLHRAQCPVRDRATRR; encoded by the coding sequence ATGCCTGCCCACATCGAAGACTACGCCTTGCTGGGCAACTGCCGCAGCGCCGCCCTGGTCAGCCGCGATGGTTCGCTCGACTGGCTGTGCCTGCCACGCTTCGACGCCCCGGCAGTCTTCGCCGCCCTGCTGGGCAACGAAGAAAACGGCCGTTGGCGCCTGGCCCCCAGCGACCCGGTGCAGCACAGCAGCCGTCGCTACCTGGACGACACCCTGGTGTTGGAGACCACCTGGGCCACTGCCACCGGCCGCGCCCGCGTGCTCGACTTCATGCCACTGGGCGAGGTCAACTCGGTGGTGCGCATCGTCGAAGGCCTGACGGGTGAAACCAACTTCGAGATGGACCTGGTGATGCGCTTCGACTATGGCCGCAGCGTACCCTGGGTGGAGCGTGTGGCACCGCTCACGCTCAGCGCCGTGGCCGGGCCTGATCGCCTGATCCTGGAGGCGACGGTGGCGCCGCAAGCGCGTGACCACCACACCGTGGCCCGTTTCCGGGTCGGCGCGGGCCAGCGGCAGGTGTTCAGCCTGCGTCACCAGCCATCGCACCTGCCGGTGCAACCGGACTGCGACATCGACGATGCCCTGAAAAACACCATCGACCAGTGGCAGGCGTTCGCGGCACGCTGCCCCGAGGTAGGCCCCTACAGTGCCCTGGTGCGCCGCTCGCTGCTGACCCTCAAAGCGATGACCTACGCCCCCACCGGCGGCATCGTCGCGGCGGTCACCAGCTCGCTGCCCGAGCGCATCGGCCACGAACGCAACTGGGACTACCGCTTCTGCTGGCTGCGCGACGCCACCATGACCCTGCTGGCGTTCATGAACCTGGGCTACTTCGACGAAGCCCAGGCCTGGCGTGAATGGCTGCTGCGCTCGGTGGCCGGCAACCCCGAACAGATGCAGATCATGTATGGCCTGGCCGGTGAGCGCGACCTGCAGGAATACACCCTGCCGTGGCTGGCCGGCTACGAGCACTCGCAGCCGGTGCGCGTGGGCAATGCGGCGTCGACGCAGACGCAGCTCGACATCTACGGTGAACTCGCCGATGCCATGGCCCAGGCAATCAAGGGCGGCTTGCCGCGCCACCCACGCAGCGCCGCCATCGCCCGGCTGATCCTGCCTTACCTTGAACGCATCTGGCGCGAGCCGGACGAAGGCATCTGGGAAGTGCGCGGTGGCCGCCAGCAGTTCGTGCATTCCAAGGTCATGGCCTGGGTGGCCTTCGATCGTGCCGCGGGGCTGGCCGACACCACCGAAGAAGGCCGCGAGCGTGGCCAGCATTATCGCCAGGTGGCTGAGCAGATTCGCCGCGAAGTGTGCGAGCAGGGCCTGGACGCCAGCGGCCAGTTCTTTGTCCAGGCCTATGGCTCGAGCGAAATGGACGCCAGCTTGTTGCAGATCGCCCTGACCGGTTTCCTGCCGGTGGATGACCCGCGCTTCTTGCGCACCCTGGAGCAGATCGAACAGCGCCTGCTGAAGCATGGCCTGCTGCTGCGCTACGACAGCGACAGCTGCAGCGATGGCCTCACGCCCGGCGAGGGCACCTTCCTGGTGTGTTCGTTCTGGCTGGCCGATGTGTATGTGCTGCTGGGCCGCCAGGCCGAGGCCCAGACCCTGTATCAACGCCTGACCGGCCTGTGCAACGACCTCGGCCTTTTGGCCGAGCAGTACGACCCGGTTGGCCAGCGCATGCTCGGCAACTTTCCGCAGGCATTCAGCCATATCGGCATCATCAATACCGCGCTGAACCTGCACCGGGCCCAGTGCCCGGTACGGGACCGGGCGACCCGGCGTTGA
- the zwf gene encoding glucose-6-phosphate dehydrogenase, producing the protein MTRQHIPAAPPCTLFLFGANGDLVKRLLMPALYNLSRDGLLDRNLRIVGVDHNPATADEFAERLHAFMVERDKGGEGSAKGLDEKLWARLAKRLDYQTGDFLDPATYQALARRIDKTSHGNAIFYLATSPRFFPEVALRLGQAGLLDESVGGFRRVVVEKPFGTDLASAEALNACLLKVMGERQIYRIDHYLGKETVQNILVSRFSNGLFESFWNNHYIDHVQITAAETVGVETRGAFYDSTGALRDMVPNHLFQLLAMVAMEPPAAFAADAVRSEKAKVIGAIRPWSPKMALKHSVRGQYRAGKHGRKQLPGYRQEANVAPDSHTETYVALKVMIDNWRWAGVPFYLRTGKRMSVRDTEIAICFKPAPYAQFRESELERPKPNYLKIQIQPNEGMWFDLQAKRPGPELVMENVELGFAYKDFFKMTPATGYETLIYDCLTGDQTLFQRADNIENGWRAVQPFLDAWAQGGEVHEYPAGEDGPEAGNELLARDKREWHRLG; encoded by the coding sequence ATGACCAGACAGCACATTCCTGCCGCTCCACCCTGCACCCTGTTCCTGTTCGGCGCCAATGGCGACCTGGTCAAGCGCCTGCTGATGCCGGCGCTGTACAACCTCAGCCGCGACGGCCTGCTGGACCGCAACCTGCGCATTGTCGGCGTCGACCACAACCCGGCAACTGCCGATGAATTCGCCGAGCGCCTGCATGCGTTCATGGTCGAGCGTGATAAAGGCGGCGAGGGCAGCGCCAAAGGCCTGGACGAGAAACTGTGGGCGCGCTTGGCCAAGCGCCTGGACTACCAGACCGGTGACTTCCTCGACCCGGCCACCTACCAGGCCCTCGCCAGGCGCATCGACAAGACCAGCCATGGCAACGCCATCTTCTACCTGGCGACTTCGCCGCGGTTCTTCCCGGAGGTCGCCCTGCGCCTGGGGCAGGCCGGCTTGCTCGACGAATCCGTCGGGGGCTTTCGCCGCGTGGTGGTGGAAAAACCCTTCGGTACCGACCTGGCCAGCGCCGAGGCGCTCAATGCCTGCCTGTTGAAAGTGATGGGCGAGCGGCAGATCTACCGCATCGACCATTACCTGGGCAAGGAGACGGTGCAGAACATTCTGGTCAGCCGTTTCTCCAACGGCCTGTTCGAGTCGTTCTGGAACAACCACTACATCGACCATGTGCAGATCACCGCCGCGGAAACCGTCGGTGTCGAGACCCGCGGTGCTTTTTATGACAGCACCGGGGCGCTGCGCGACATGGTGCCCAACCACCTGTTCCAGTTGCTGGCGATGGTGGCCATGGAGCCCCCGGCGGCATTCGCCGCCGATGCCGTGCGCAGCGAGAAGGCCAAGGTGATCGGCGCGATTCGCCCGTGGTCGCCGAAGATGGCCCTCAAGCATTCCGTCCGCGGCCAGTACCGCGCCGGCAAGCACGGGCGCAAGCAGTTGCCCGGTTACCGCCAGGAGGCCAACGTCGCCCCCGACAGCCACACCGAAACCTACGTGGCGCTGAAGGTGATGATCGACAACTGGCGCTGGGCCGGCGTGCCGTTCTACTTGCGCACCGGCAAGCGCATGAGCGTGCGCGACACCGAAATCGCCATCTGCTTCAAGCCCGCGCCGTATGCGCAATTCCGCGAGTCGGAGCTGGAGCGGCCCAAGCCCAATTACCTGAAAATCCAGATCCAGCCCAACGAAGGCATGTGGTTCGACCTGCAGGCCAAGCGCCCCGGGCCGGAGCTGGTGATGGAGAACGTGGAACTGGGCTTTGCCTACAAGGACTTCTTCAAGATGACCCCGGCGACCGGCTACGAGACGTTGATCTATGACTGCCTGACCGGTGACCAGACGCTGTTCCAGCGCGCCGACAACATCGAGAACGGCTGGCGGGCGGTGCAGCCGTTCCTTGACGCCTGGGCCCAGGGCGGCGAGGTGCATGAGTACCCGGCCGGTGAAGACGGGCCCGAGGCCGGCAATGAATTGCTGGCGCGGGACAAACGCGAGTGGCACCGGTTGGGGTGA
- the gnd gene encoding phosphogluconate dehydrogenase (NAD(+)-dependent, decarboxylating) — translation MQLGIIGLGRMGGNIARRLMRAGHRTVVHDRSREAISTLEGEGAQGAHDLGALVQKLKAPRAVWVMLPAGEPTEQTIAQLAELLEPGDAIIDGGNTFYKDDMRRAGELARRGLHYLDVGTSGGVWGLERGYCMMIGGEKDVFERLEPLFKALAPGVGDIPRTHGRSGEYQRAEHGYIHAGPPGAGHYVKMVHNGIEYGLMQAYAEGFDLLRSKGGNELPEDQRFDLDVAEIAEVWRRGSVVTSWLLDLTADALVADPQLAQFSGSVSDSGEGRWTIDAAVEQAVPVPVLSSALFARFRSRQQQGTYGDKILSAMRLGFGGHIEKKGE, via the coding sequence ATGCAACTGGGAATCATCGGGCTGGGCCGCATGGGCGGCAATATCGCAAGGCGCCTGATGCGCGCCGGCCACCGTACCGTGGTGCACGACCGCAGCCGTGAAGCCATCAGCACTCTGGAGGGCGAGGGTGCCCAAGGGGCGCACGACCTCGGGGCGCTGGTGCAGAAGCTCAAGGCACCGCGCGCGGTATGGGTGATGCTGCCGGCCGGCGAGCCCACCGAGCAGACCATCGCGCAGCTGGCCGAGCTGCTGGAGCCGGGCGATGCGATCATCGACGGCGGCAATACCTTCTACAAGGACGATATGCGCCGGGCGGGCGAGCTGGCCAGGCGCGGGCTGCATTACCTGGACGTGGGCACCTCCGGCGGTGTGTGGGGCCTGGAGCGTGGCTACTGCATGATGATCGGTGGCGAAAAGGACGTGTTCGAGCGCCTGGAGCCGCTGTTCAAGGCACTGGCCCCGGGCGTGGGTGACATCCCGCGTACCCATGGCCGTAGCGGCGAGTACCAGCGCGCCGAGCACGGCTACATCCATGCCGGCCCGCCGGGTGCCGGGCACTACGTGAAAATGGTGCACAACGGCATCGAATACGGCCTGATGCAGGCCTATGCCGAAGGCTTCGACCTGCTGCGCAGCAAGGGCGGCAACGAACTGCCCGAAGACCAGCGCTTTGACCTGGACGTGGCCGAAATCGCCGAAGTGTGGCGGCGTGGCAGCGTGGTCACCTCGTGGTTGCTCGACCTGACCGCCGATGCCTTGGTGGCCGACCCTCAGCTGGCGCAGTTCAGTGGCTCGGTGTCCGACAGCGGTGAAGGCCGCTGGACCATCGATGCCGCCGTCGAGCAGGCCGTGCCGGTGCCGGTGTTGTCCAGTGCCCTGTTCGCGCGTTTCCGCTCGCGCCAGCAGCAGGGCACCTACGGTGACAAGATCCTCTCGGCCATGCGCCTGGGCTTCGGTGGCCATATCGAGAAGAAAGGCGAATGA
- a CDS encoding DUF6026 family protein has translation MGTLMPATPTQTLYVSVRRDELRKLKEERDQLRQQVAQLNLLLAQARTDDSAVSL, from the coding sequence ATGGGTACCTTGATGCCTGCTACTCCAACCCAGACCCTCTATGTCTCCGTGCGCCGTGATGAGCTGCGTAAACTGAAGGAAGAACGTGACCAGCTGCGTCAGCAGGTCGCCCAACTGAACCTGCTGCTGGCACAGGCACGCACCGACGATTCAGCTGTCAGCCTCTGA
- the glgA gene encoding glycogen synthase GlgA, with translation MISAAVEPHVDTFTSDNRESVTPDFATTGKAPGAQRRQHNPNKRKILFVTSEIADLVKTGGLGDVSAALPRALGHLHDVRVLIPGYPQVVESDNPIHIVGELSGHAALPPCKIGRMDLPDGLVIYVLICPELYQRAGTPYAADNGRDWPDNHIRFARLGLAAAEIAAGEGMIHWKPELVHAHDWPAGLAPAYMHWRGLNTPTLFTIHNLAYQGVYSRGCSPELAIPDHAMQQEGMEFYGKLSFLKAGLAYSSHITTVSATYAQEITTPEFGCGLDGFLASKAQQGLLGGIPNGIDESWDSATDKHLQHNFSINDWEGKARNTREVRELFQLQPSEGPLFAVVSRLVYQKGLDLTLGVADYIVEQGGQIAIIGRGEPEEEQAMRELALRHPGRIGVRIGFNETDARRMFAGSDFLLMPSRYEPCGLSQMYAQRFGSLPVARNTGGLADTIENGVTGFLFDESTVESYREALARAFYVYQKKDLLNAMRCLSMTQPFNWCQAVEPYARLYEDLVRQAHLAYY, from the coding sequence ATGATCAGTGCCGCTGTCGAGCCTCACGTAGACACCTTTACCTCGGACAATCGCGAATCGGTCACCCCGGATTTCGCCACGACAGGCAAGGCACCCGGCGCCCAGCGCCGCCAGCACAACCCCAACAAGCGCAAGATCCTGTTCGTCACCTCGGAGATCGCCGACCTGGTGAAGACCGGCGGCCTGGGCGACGTTTCTGCCGCCCTGCCGCGGGCGCTGGGGCATCTGCATGACGTACGGGTGCTGATTCCGGGCTACCCGCAAGTGGTGGAGAGCGACAACCCCATCCACATCGTCGGCGAACTGAGCGGCCATGCCGCCTTGCCGCCGTGCAAGATCGGCCGCATGGACCTGCCCGATGGGCTGGTCATCTATGTGCTGATCTGCCCCGAGCTGTACCAGCGCGCTGGCACCCCCTATGCTGCCGACAACGGCCGCGACTGGCCGGACAACCACATCCGCTTCGCCCGCTTGGGCCTGGCCGCGGCGGAAATCGCCGCTGGCGAGGGCATGATCCACTGGAAGCCCGAACTGGTGCACGCCCACGACTGGCCTGCCGGGCTGGCGCCTGCCTACATGCACTGGCGGGGCCTGAACACCCCGACCTTGTTCACCATCCACAACCTGGCCTACCAGGGCGTATACAGCCGTGGCTGCAGCCCGGAACTGGCGATCCCCGACCACGCCATGCAGCAGGAAGGCATGGAGTTCTACGGCAAGCTGTCGTTCCTCAAGGCCGGCCTTGCCTACTCCAGCCACATCACCACGGTCAGCGCCACCTACGCCCAGGAAATCACCACCCCGGAATTCGGCTGCGGCCTGGATGGCTTCCTCGCCAGCAAGGCCCAGCAAGGCCTGCTGGGCGGTATCCCCAACGGCATCGACGAAAGCTGGGACTCGGCCACCGACAAGCACCTGCAGCACAACTTCAGCATCAATGACTGGGAAGGCAAGGCACGCAATACCCGCGAGGTGCGCGAGCTGTTCCAGCTGCAGCCGTCCGAGGGGCCGCTGTTCGCCGTGGTGTCGCGCCTGGTCTACCAGAAGGGCCTGGACCTGACCCTGGGCGTGGCCGACTACATCGTCGAACAAGGTGGCCAGATCGCGATCATCGGCCGCGGCGAACCGGAAGAAGAACAGGCCATGCGCGAACTGGCGCTGCGCCACCCCGGGCGCATCGGTGTGCGCATCGGCTTCAACGAAACCGATGCACGACGCATGTTCGCCGGCAGCGACTTCCTGCTGATGCCATCGCGCTACGAGCCCTGCGGCCTCAGCCAGATGTATGCACAGCGCTTCGGCTCGCTGCCGGTGGCGCGCAACACCGGCGGGCTGGCCGACACCATCGAGAACGGTGTCACCGGTTTCCTGTTCGATGAATCGACCGTGGAAAGCTACCGCGAAGCGCTTGCCCGCGCCTTCTATGTGTACCAGAAGAAAGACCTGCTCAACGCCATGCGCTGCCTGTCGATGACCCAGCCGTTCAACTGGTGCCAGGCCGTGGAACCCTATGCCCGCCTGTATGAGGATCTGGTCCGGCAGGCCCACCTGGCCTACTACTGA